In a single window of the Pyrococcus sp. NA2 genome:
- the cas5a gene encoding type I-A CRISPR-associated protein Cas5a, with product MDILLVLLRFPFFSVARRSYQVRTSLLLPSPSALKGALAKGLIMLEPEKYLGISLDTAAKKAVAEIENKLVNIRAIYVSPRTPLVKTAFLLKRLRNLEPIKDEKKIKTEEDWEKAMTKSDAMRREYTFTRELLVAYIFRDLSEEERERYLKAAMLIDTIGDTESLATPVWASFIKPKKRTATLAFSAPYEEISNLLSRGLKNKGKIKIYYEDVRISPDYSGISGGRGVPEERFYLPIEERRYRRTLYYIRTNSAPEVEDAIEFDGEVLGIWISKSSLKG from the coding sequence ATGGACATTCTTCTAGTTCTTCTTCGTTTTCCATTTTTCTCGGTAGCAAGGCGTTCATACCAAGTTAGAACTTCCCTTTTGTTGCCTTCACCCTCAGCACTGAAGGGAGCACTTGCAAAGGGACTTATCATGCTTGAACCAGAAAAATATTTGGGTATTTCTCTAGATACTGCTGCTAAAAAAGCAGTAGCTGAGATAGAAAATAAGCTTGTGAATATTAGAGCAATATATGTTTCTCCAAGAACACCTCTTGTTAAGACTGCTTTTCTTCTAAAGAGGCTTAGGAATCTTGAGCCCATAAAAGACGAAAAGAAAATCAAGACGGAAGAGGATTGGGAAAAAGCAATGACGAAAAGTGACGCTATGAGGAGAGAGTACACATTTACGAGAGAACTCTTAGTGGCTTATATATTTAGGGATCTCTCTGAGGAAGAAAGGGAACGCTATCTAAAAGCTGCTATGCTCATTGATACTATTGGAGACACAGAAAGCTTAGCAACGCCAGTCTGGGCATCCTTCATTAAGCCAAAGAAAAGAACAGCTACTTTGGCGTTTTCAGCTCCCTATGAAGAGATATCTAATTTGTTATCCAGGGGGCTCAAAAATAAGGGCAAGATAAAAATCTACTATGAGGATGTTAGGATTTCTCCAGATTACTCAGGAATTTCTGGAGGAAGGGGGGTTCCTGAAGAGCGATTCTATCTCCCAATCGAAGAACGTCGTTATAGAAGAACTTTGTACTATATAAGAACTAATTCCGCTCCGGAGGTTGAAGATGCAATAGAGTTTGATGGGGAGGTGTTGGGGATATGGATATCAAAGAGTTCTTTAAAAGGTTAA